From Hydra vulgaris chromosome 15, alternate assembly HydraT2T_AEP, one genomic window encodes:
- the LOC101240959 gene encoding uncharacterized protein LOC101240959 isoform X2, with protein MGPHKKTNLFYGKAKTYLACNFPIPAHLNIGCRNGHVLHIFATNNDSYKVTVELIGKYFNIKICISQIQQLVRTSKVFVNHFSRNSKPFVDICNMLFAYQITTSAVAQTSQSNATSIDFPTCSSFSSQQISVSSVSNSDHLSPLSRPTLKTSSHEPLSSLRADQLSPRKKVMRKRLTILANEMAIKKRKHKEDIKGLKDKTKARANRFKYLNQVITRKEKLISQLRKKLKEKFLNLQLKKLQNHIFCLKQQLTSTQRKFSYQKAMLSHQLAEKNAAILVLQNDILNLQEELEEIQQVTQNTKNEKCYSADIRRLIYDMLVCQVPTQSVPSLLRKIGEHTGYRFSQIPHRTTVEQMMRELGVLSDLQAAEIAFTTKDLTLGFDATTQEGVHVNAVHLTTESVCMVVAIDQLPGGTAYDYQSHITKSIDNLAKLYSDFYQLKYTDVRSTIIGNITNTMSDRVATIAKLNLVWQKSLNELNCHLHPLDTMTSSCKSSLKALETSKGKLFGRDCIAANIVIQLNKLRYKDAKGDPKGFVTFLDQHELPRGLLPRYRGNRLHMLFHTCGILIHHYAILKIFLCSGLALCGGLRNSLFQDFTSETGIRELCVLALIGKLLSGPWMTKFYIAPGTGLDYISGIQVVKDVRNTLIESSKNPLSLLKRKTDFFGNDIEDVVFDSIISFCPVTDEMSKALADCLNAVISVIDRQYKRQFEMSSNDHLKDQTKSARLHNIDSEELMGMFSAAKHKAPNATLCFLSSKLRACKNKTTALLCKKPNDIQNKLILWAISNARKKRFTNMQCHNDLKLELIKRIADKIQKKENKERRNVEKVLKNCMPDQVKEMFPDLENNEASDIEEILIGASIGRSICHMWFDNATNTQDVYYGRIVGIKKKKSDVYIVSYWKPKENEDDDGVEYDVSKYQLSADIISGDMVIT; from the exons ATGGGACCTCACaagaaaacaaatcttttttatggTAAAGCTAAAACTTATTTAGCTTGTAATTTTCCAATACCAGCTCATTTAAATATTGGCTGTAGAAATGGACATGTACTGCATATATTTGCAACTAACAACGATTCATATAAAGTAACTGTAGAACTAATCGGTAAgtattttaacatcaaaatttgTATAAGTCAGATTCAGCAACTAGTTAGAACATCGAAAGTCTTTGTAAACCATTTTTCACGAAATTCGAAACCATTTGTTGACATCTGCAACATGCTCTTTGCATACCAAATAACAACATCTGCTGTGGCACAAACATCGCAATCGAATGCAACCTCAATTGACTTTCCTACATGTTCTTCATTTTCTTCTCAACAAATCAGTGTTTCATCTGTATCAAATAGTGATCACTTATCTCCTTTATCTCGTCCTACTTTAAAAACCTCTTCTCATGAACCACTATCCAGTTTGAGAGCTGACCAGTTGAGTCCCAGAAAAAAGGTTATGAGAAAGAGATTAACCATTTTGGCAAACGAAATGGCAATTAAGAAGAGAAAGCATAAAGAGGATATTAAAGGTTTAAAAGATAAGACAAAGGCTAGAGCAAACagatttaaatatctaaatCAAGTTATTACTCGTAAGGAAAAGTTAATTTCtcaacttagaaaaaaattaaaagaaaagtttttaaatttacagttaaaaaaacttcaaaatcatattttttgtttgaaacaacAGTTGACATCCACgcaaagaaaattttcttatcAAAAAGCAATGTTAAGCCATCAACTTGCTGAAAAAAATGCTGCAATTCTTGTACTGCAAAATGACATTCTGAATTTACAAGAAGAGTTGGAGGAAATTCAGCAAGTAACACAAAAcaccaaaaatgaaaaatgctaCTCAGCAGATATTAGGAGACTTATATATGACATGCTTGTGTGCCAAGTTCCTACACAAAGTGTGCCATCTCTGCTCCGTAAAATTGGGGAACATACTGGCTATCGATTTAGTCAAATTCCACATCGTACAACTGTAGAACAAATGATGCGTGAGCTTGGTGTGCTTTCAGACTTACAGGCTGCTGAGATAGCATTTACAACAAAGGATCTGACACTTGGCTTTGATGCAACAACCCAGGAGGGTGTTCATGTAAATGCTGTGCACTTGACAACAGAATCAGTATGTATGGTTGTAGCTATTGATCAACTTCCTGGCGGTACAGCTTATGACTATCAGAGTCATATTACAAAGTCTATTGATAATCTCGCTAAGTTATATAGTGATTTCTATCAGCTCAAATATACTGACGTAAGAAGCACTATTATTGGGAACATAACAAATACAATGAGTGACAGAGTTGCAACAATCGCAAAGTTAAACCTTGTTTGGCAGAAATCATTAAATGAACTAAACTGTCACCTTCACCCCTTAGACACAATGACCAGCTCTTGTAAGTCTTCACTTAAAGCATTAGAGACTTCAAAAGGGAAACTTTTTGGAAGAGACTGCATTGCAGCAAACATTGTTATACAGCTGAACAAACTTCGCTATAAGGATGCAAAAG GTGATCCAAAAGGTTTTGTAACCTTTTTGGACCAACACGAGTTGCCCAGAGGATTGCTACCGCGCTATAGAGGCAACAGACTACATATGCTTTTTCACACATGTGGTATTTTGATCCATCATTATGCCATATTGAAGATATTTCTGTGTTCTGGCTTGGCGTTATGCGGAGGTCTGCGAAATAGTTTATTTCAAGACTTTACATCTGAAACAg GTATCCGTGAGTTGTGTGTTTTAGCTTTAATTGGAAAGCTACTTTCTGGTCCTTGgatgacaaaattttatattgcacCAGGTACGGGACTTGACTACATATCTGGCATTCAGGTAGTAAAAGATGTTCGGAACACTCTTATTGAGAGCAGCAAGAATCCTTTATCTCTACTTAAACGAAAAACTGATTTCTTTGGTAATGATATTGAAGATGTAGTTTTTGATTCAATAATCAGCTTTTGCCCAGTAACTGATGAAATGAGTAAAGCATTAGCTGACTGCCTTAATGCAGTTATTAGCGTCATTGACAGGCAGTATAAGCGGCAATTTGAAATGAGTTCTAATGATCACCTTAAAGACCAGACTAAGTCAGCTAGGCTTCACAACATTGATTCAGAAGAACTTATGGGTATGTTTAGCGCTGCAAAGCACAAAGCTCCAAATGccactctttgttttctttcttcaaaacttcgtgcttgcaaaaataaaacaactgctCTGCTATGCAAAAAGCCAAATGATATTCAAAACAAGTTGATATTATGGGCTATCTCTAATGCCAGAAAAAAGCGGTTTACAAATATGCAATGTCATAATGACCTGAAGTTAGAATTGATAAAACGAATAGCAgataaaattcagaaaaaagaaaacaaagaacgCAGAAATGtagaaaaagtattaaaaaattgcatgcCTGATCAGGTAAAAGAAATGTTTCCTGACCTAGAAAATAATGAGGCCTCAGATATTGAAGAAATTCTTATTGGAGCTTCTATTGGAAGAAGTATTTGCCACATGTGGTTCGATAATGCCACTAACACCCAGGATGTATATTACGGCAGAATTGTTggcattaaaaagaaaaaaagtgatgtatatatagtttcttattGGAAACCAAAAGagaatgaagatgatgatggtGTTGAGTATGATGTGAGCAAATATCAACTTTCTGCAGACATAATAAGTGGTGATATGGTGATAACATAA